One Cervus canadensis isolate Bull #8, Minnesota chromosome 12, ASM1932006v1, whole genome shotgun sequence DNA window includes the following coding sequences:
- the LOC122450878 gene encoding RAB11-binding protein RELCH-like, whose protein sequence is MEAMAPGGGGGGVNPFLRDSDEDEDEVSVTDGLRAGLRLGAGGGLDPGSADSPSPQHPVALGSSARAGLPGEAAAAALWDPRGDPSPPVS, encoded by the coding sequence ATGGAGGCGATGGCGCCTggaggtggcggcggcggcgtgAACCCTTTCCTCAGAGATTCGGACGAGGATGAGGACGAGGTCTCGGTGACCGACGGGCTGCGGGCAGGACTTCGGCTGGGTGCCGGGGGCGGCCTAGATCCAGGCTCTGCGGACTCGCCGTCGCCTCAGCACCCCGTGGCCTTGGGGAGCAGTGCCCGAGCTGGGCTCCccggggaggcggcggcggcggccctgTGGGACCCTCGGGGAGATCCCAGCCCGCCTGTCAGTTGA